Proteins encoded together in one Cicer arietinum cultivar CDC Frontier isolate Library 1 chromosome 4, Cicar.CDCFrontier_v2.0, whole genome shotgun sequence window:
- the LOC101502866 gene encoding uncharacterized protein codes for MDLNSQQRAFSIKLWPPSQNTRQTLVEKVTNNLTTKSIFTHKYGTLDREEAEKNAKRIEDAAFATANLHYEKEPDGDGGSAVQLYAKECSMLLLEVLKRGLSKNSDKEVVMSDDTAVPRETVFDISKGQRAFVEVEEAHELLSPLKEPGNSFTKICFSNRSFGLGAAKVARPILTSLKDQLKEVDLSDFIAGRPEEEALDVMRIFSSALEGSVLKYLNLSDNALGEKGVRAFGALLKSQACLEELYLMNDGISEEAAQAVGELIPSTEKLKVLHFHNNMTGDEGALAIAEVVKRSPSLEDFRCSSTRIGDEGGVALSDALGNCIHLWKLDLRDNMLGVEGGISLSKALAKHAELREIYLSYLNLEDEGAIAIANALKESAPHLEVLEMSGNEITVNAAPAIADCIASKQFLAKLNLSENELKDEGAIQLSKALESLAQLKEIDLSSNEISRAGAQQLALTVVQKADFKLLNINGNVISDEGVDELTDIFKNSPDMLGPLDENDPDGKDGDEESDGDGSAEDELESKMKNLVVD; via the coding sequence ATGGATCTGAATTCGCAGCAAAGAGCATTTTCAATCAAATTATGGCCTCCTAGTCAGAACACTAGACAGACACTTGTGGAGAAGGTGACCAACAATCTTACTACGAAATCTATTTTCACGCATAAGTATGGAACTCTGGACAGGGAAGAGGCTGaaaaaaatgcaaaaagaaTTGAGGACGCGGCTTTTGCCACAGCAAATCTACATTATGAGAAAGAGCCAGATGGTGATGGAGGTTCCGCGGTTCAGCTTTATGCCAAAGAATGTAGTATGCTCCTGCTAGAAGTGCTTAAAAGAGGACTTAGTAAAAACAGTGACAAAGAAGTGGTGATGTCTGATGATACTGCTGTCCCTCGTGAAACTGTTTTTGATATTTCTAAAGGCCAAAGGGCTTTCGTTGAAGTAGAAGAGGCTCACGAACTTTTGAGTCCATTAAAGGAGCCAGGAAATTCTTTCACTAAAATATGCTTCAGCAACAGAAGTTTTGGATTAGGAGCAGCTAAAGTTGCCCGGCCGATTCTTACTTCCCTCAAGGACCAGTTGAAAGAAGTAGACCTATCGGATTTTATTGCTGGAAGACCAGAAGAAGAAGCACTTGATGTCATGAGGATATTCTCATCTGCTCTAGAGGGAAGTGTCTTGAAGTATTTAAATCTCTCTGACAATGCTTTAGGTGAGAAAGGTGTTAGAGCATTTGGAGCGCTCTTGAAATCACAAGCCTGCTTAGAGGAGCTTTATCTTATGAATGACGGAATCTCAGAAGAAGCTGCTCAAGCTGTTGGTGAGTTGATTCCTTCCACGGAGAAGCTTAAGGTTCTtcattttcataataatatGACCGGAGATGAAGGAGCACTTGCTATAGCCGAGGTTGTGAAGCGTTCACCTTCCTTGGAGGATTTTCGTTGTTCCTCCACAAGGATAGGCGATGAAGGTGGAGTTGCCTTATCTGACGCTTTAGGGAATTGCATCCATTTGTGGAAGCTTGATTTGCGAGACAACATGTTAGGCGTAGAGGGTGGGATTTCTCTGAGCAAAGCTCTTGCAAAGCATGCAGAGTTAAGAGAGATATACCTGAGCTACCTGAACTTGGAAGATGAAGGAGCAATTGCTATAGCTAATGCTCTTAAGGAATCAGCTCCTCACCTTGAAGTTCTCGAGATGAGTGGAAATGAAATTACGGTCAATGCTGCTCCTGCTATAGCAGACTGCATAGCTTCAAAACAGTTTCTTGCCAAGTTGAACCTCTCTGAGAATGAACTCAAGGATGAAGGTGCAATCCAGTTAAGTAAGGCTTTAGAAAGCCTTGCCCAGTTAAAGGAAATCGATCTAAGTAGCAACGAAATAAGCAGAGCCGGGGCTCAACAATTGGCTCTCACAGTGGTGCAGAAGGCTGATTTTAAACTTCTGAACATTAACGGAAATGTCATTTCTGATGAAGGCGTTGACGAGTTGacagatatatttaaaaactcTCCAGACATGCTTGGTCCATTAGATGAAAACGACCCTGATGGAAAAGACGGCGATGAAGAATCTGATGGAGATGGTAGTGCGGAGGATGAACTGGAATCCAAAATGAAGAACCTTGTGGTTGATTAA
- the LOC101501682 gene encoding cysteine-rich receptor-like protein kinase 25 — MIHLKQMQHFKSSTTYVILSFALIITTTQAATDQTFIQSYCPSKNTFSPNTTYQTSLNKLLSLLSSNSTNKNGFYYTTTTNNPENTVYGAFLCRGDLKPNECKDCVSIASKEILQHCPNGKESVVWLAECMIRYSNVSFLNEASEVPVFDLMNTGSVMEQSRFMQLLADTMNAAAAEAANGGSDNKFGTKEANFSSFQTLYTLAQCTPDLSKSGCEKCLTIATTQLPSCCNGKQGGRVLIPSCNIRYEFYPFYHELNAPAPEEPRPNSQGKKSKNSILIIVAIVAPIGLVLLLTLFVYWILSEGKRKNYNSVTEESVQISRVEFLQFDFDTIAAATDNFSNENKLGEGGFGEVYKGMLFNGQEIAVKRLSRSSGQGIEEFKNEVVLVAKLQHRNLVRILGFCLDGDEKMLIYEFMPNKSLDYFLFDSEKSHQINWLRRYKIIEGIARGILYLHEDSRLRIIHRDLKASNILLDENLNPKISDFGMARIFGVDQTRGITNRVVGTFGYMSPEYAMHGEFSIKTDVYSFGVLVLEIITGKKITSFRESGYAEDLLSYAWKKWKDGAALELLDITLRDSYSRDEVRRCIHVGLSCVQEDPVERPSMQTIVLLLSSQSVTLEAPKQPAGYINSKSDQQSYPTREFENSDKSTTKTQSVTASVDEESITHVYPR; from the exons ATGATCCATCTAAAACAAATGCAGCACTTCAAATCCTCTACCACCTATGTTATTCTTTCCTTTGCACTAATTATAACAACAACTCAAGCAGCAACAGACCAAACCTTCATCCAGAGTTACTGTCCAAGTAAAAACACTTTTTCTCCAAACACTACCTACCAAACAAGCCTCAACAAACTTCTTTCTCTCCTTTCATCCAATTCCACCAACAAAAACGGCTTTTACTACACCACCACCACTAACAACCCCGAAAACACCGTATACGGCGCTTTCCTCTGCCGTGGAGATCTCAAACCAAACGAATGCAAAGACTGTGTTTCCATAGCATCAAAAGAAATCCTTCAACACTGTCCTAATGGAAAAGAATCAGTTGTTTGGTTAGCTGAATGCATGATACGTTACTCAAACGTTTCTTTCTTAAATGAAGCTTCTGAAGTTCCTGTTTTTGATCTCATGAACACTGGAAGTGTAATGGAGCAGAGCAGGTTCATGCAACTGTTAGCAGACACCATGAACGCCGCGGCGGCTGAGGCGGCAAACGGTGGAAGTGACAATAAGTTTGGAACAAAAGAAGCAAATTTTTCTAGCTTCCAAACTTTATACACACTTGCACAGTGTACACCTGATTTGTCAAAGTCAGGTTGTGAAAAATGTCTTACAATAGCAACTACACAATTACCCTCTTGCTGTAATGGAAAACAAGGTGGAAGAGTGCTTATTCCTAGTTGTAATATTAGGTATGAGTTTTATCCATTTTATCATGAGTTGAATGCTCCTGCTCCTGAAGAACCAAGGCCAAATTCACAAG GAAAGAAATCCAAGAATTCTATACTGATAATTGTTGCAATTGTAGCACCAATTGGGCTTGTTTTGCTGCTTACCTTGTTTGTCTACTGGATCCTATCTGAagggaaaagaaaaaattacaattCAGTGACTGAAGAAAGTG TTCAAATCTCTAGGGTTGAATTCTTGCAATTTGATTTTGATACCATCGCCGCAGCCACGGACAACTTCAGTAATGAGAATAAATTAGGGGAAGGAGGATTTGGTGAGGTTTACAAG GGTATGCTATTTAATGGACAAGAGATTGCTGTGAAGAGGCTGTCAAGAAGTTCTGGCCAAGGCATAGAAGAATTCAAGAATGAGGTGGTTTTGGTAGCCAAACTACAGCACAGAAATCTTGTTAGGATTCTAGGGTTTTGCTTGGATGGTGACGAAAAGATGCTCATTTATGAATTCATGCCCAATAAAAGTTTGGACTATTTTCTATTTG ATTCTGAAAAATCACATCAGATCAATTGGCTAAGACGATACAAGATAATAGAAGGAATTGCGCGAGGAATACTTTATCTTCACGAAGACTCTCGACTTAGAATCATACATCGTGATCTTAAAGCTAGTAATATATTATTAGATGAGAATTTAAATCCTAAAATTTCAGACTTTGGGATGGCAAGAATTTTTGGTGTTGATCAAACTCGAGGAATCACAAATAGAGTTGTTGGAACATT TGGTTACATGTCTCCGGAATATGCAATGCATGGAGAGTTTTCTATCAAAACAGATGTGTATAGCTTTGGTGTCCTTGTTCTTGAGATAATAACCGGAAAGAAGATCACATCTTTCCGTGAATCTGGCTATGCTGAGGACCTGTTGAGCTAT GCTTGGAAAAAATGGAAAGATGGGGCAGCATTGGAGTTGTTGGACATAACATTAAGAGATTCATACTCAAGAGATGAAGTGAGAAGATGCATCCATGTTGGATTATCATGTGTTCAAGAAGATCCAGTTGAAAGACCATCCATGCAAACAATAGTTCTATTACTAAGTAGCCAATCTGTTACTCTTGAAGCACCCAAACAACCTGCGGGTTATATTAATAGCAAAAGTGATCAACAAAGTTATCCAACTAGAGAGTTTGAGAATTCAGATAAGTCTACAACTAAAACCCAATCTGTTACAGCTTCTGTTGATGAAGAATCAATTACTCACGTGTACCCTCGATAG
- the LOC101501052 gene encoding uncharacterized protein: protein MAEGTNTKMNIAIIHPDLGIGGAERLIVDAAVELASHGHKVHIFTAHHDKNRCFEETIAGTFPVTVYGSFLPRHIFYRLHALCAYLRCLFVAFCVLFMWPSFDVILADQVSVVIPILKLKRSTKVVFYCHFPDLLLAQHSTFIRRMYRKPIDYVEEITTGTADLILVNSNFTASTFANTFKHLDAKGIRPAVLYPAVNVDQFNEPTSSKLNFLSINRFERKKNIQLAISAFAMLYSPNRVLKQQDITNASLTIAGGFDKRLKENVEYLEELKDLAEKEGVSDKIKFITSCSTGERNALLSECLCVLYTPEDEHFGIVPLEAMAAYKPVIACNSGGPVESIKNGVTGFLCDPTPQEFSSAMANFINDPHGAEEMGREARRHVVESFSTNTFGKSLNRYLVDIHRGKED, encoded by the exons ATGGCAGAGGGAACAAACACAAAGATGAACATTGCTATAATTCATCCAGATCTTGGCATAG GCGGAGCTGAAAGATTGATCGTGGATGCAGCTGTTGAACTTGCATCTCATGGTCATAAAGTTCATATTTTTACTGCACATCATGATAAAAATAGATGCTTTGAGGAAACCATTGCTG GTACCTTTCCAGTTACCGTCTATGGTTCATTTCTTCCCCGTCATATATTCTACCGTCTTCATGCATTGTGTGCATACCTTCGGTGCCTATTTGTTGCTTTCTGTGTTCTTTTTATGTGGCCCTCGTTTGATGTAATACTGGCAGATCAGGTCTCTGTGGTTATCCCCATCTTGAAACTTAAAAGGTCAACAAAG GTTGTATTCTACTGTCATTTTCCAGACTTGTTGCTGGCTCAACATTCAACTTTCATCAGGAGGATGTATAGAAAACCCATAGACTATGTAGAAGAAATAACAACTG GAACGGCTGATTTGATACTTGTTAATAGCAACTTCACTGCATCTACTTTTGCAAATACTTTTAAGCATCTAGATGCTAAAGGAATTCGACCAGCTGTCCTATACCCAGCAGTTAACGTGGATCAGTTCAATGAACCCACTTCCTCTAA GCTAAATTTTCTTTCCATTAACCGCTTTGAAAGGAAGAAGAACATACAGTTAGCAATTTCAGCTTTTGCCATGCTTTACTCGCCCAACAGAGTTCTTAAGCAACAAGATATTACTAATGCTTCTTTGACTATTGCAG GTGGCTTTGATAAACGGTTGAAGGAGAATGTGGAGTACCTAGAAGAGCTAAAAGATTTAGCTGAAAAGGAAGGAGTCtctgataaaataaaattcatcacATCTTGCTCTACAGGTGAAAGGAATGCTCTTCTTTCAGAATGCCTGTGTGTCCTTTACACACCAGAG GACGAGCACTTTGGCATTGTTCCTTTGGAGGCAATGGCGGCTTATAAACCTGTAATTGCGTGTAATAGTGGTGGCCCTGTGGAATCGATAAAAAATGGTGTAACAGGCTTCCTTTGCGATCCTACACCGCAAGAGTTTTCCTCAGCAATGGCTAACTTCATAAATGATCCACATGGAGCCGAAGAAATGGGCAGAGAAGCTAGGAGGCATGTTGTTGAGTCATTCTCGACAAATACATTTGGGAAGAGTTTAAATAGATATCTAGTTGACATTCACCGGGGAAAGGAGGATTGA
- the LOC101501364 gene encoding 2-hydroxyisoflavanone dehydratase-like: MIESMASTTTKEIVSEIPSYITVFSDGTVERPRQAPIVPPVLDDPNSQVSSKDIIISHNPNISARLYLPNTHTHKLPILVFFHGGGFFFESAFSKLYHEHFNIFAPKTNSIVVSVEYRLAPEHSLPACYHDCWDALKWVASNSSLDQKPINEEPWLINHGDFNRVFIGGDSAGGNIVHNIVMRAGIEPLPYDVKILGAILQHPYFYSSYPVGLETVKSPEEDLCYLVWKLVYPSAPGGIDNPMVNPVGPGAPSLDGIGCCRMIVCVAGEDGLRERGVWYYELVKKSGWNGKLELFEQQDEDHVYHIFHPESENGMKLIKRLASFLHE, from the coding sequence ATGATTGAATCAATGGCttctacaacaacaaaagagaTCGTTTCAGAGATTCCTTCTTATATCACTGTCTTCAGCGACGGCACCGTTGAACGTCCACGACAAGCACCGATAGTACCACCCGTTCTCGATGATCCAAATTCACAAGTTTCATCGAAAGACATCATCATCTCTCACAATCCCAACATCTCTGCTCGTCTCTACCTTCCCAATACCCACACTCATAAACTCCCCATCCTTGTCTTCTTCCATGGCGGTGGATTCTTCTTTGAATCTGCTTTCTCTAAACTCTACCATGAACACTTCAACATCTTTGCTCCGAAAACTAATTCCATTGTTGTTTCTGTTGAATACAGGCTTGCTCCTGAACATTCTCTTCCTGCATGTTACCATGATTGTTGGGATGCACTCAAATGGGTTGCTTCTAATTCTTCTCTAGATCAAAAACCCATCAATGAAGAGCCATGGCTCATCAACCATGGTGATTTCAACAGAGTTTTCATTGGTGGTGACAGTGCTGGTGGTAACATAGTTCATAACATTGTTATGCGTGCTGGTATTGAACCTTTGCCTTATGATGTTAAAATACTAGGAGCTATTTTACAACACCCTTATTTCTATAGTTCATACCCTGTTGGATTAGAAACTGTTAAAAGTCCTGAGGAAGATTTGTGTTATTTGGTTTGGAAATTGGTGTATCCTTCAGCACCTGGTGGAATTGATAATCCTATGGTTAATCCTGTGGGACCAGGGGCACCTAGTTTGGATGGAATTGGTTGTTGTAGAATGATTGTGTGTGTTGCTGGGGAAGATGGTTTGAGGGAGAGAGGTGTTTGGTATTATGAGCTTGTGAAGAAAAGTGGGTGGAATGGAAAATTGGAACTTTTTGAACAACAAGATGAAGATCATGTTTATCATATTTTCCATCCTGAATCTGAGAATGGTATGAAATTGATCAAACGTTTGGCTTCCTTTCTTCATGAGTAA
- the LOC101502005 gene encoding 2-hydroxyisoflavanone dehydratase-like, with protein sequence MASSFSTTNSSKEISRELPPLLRVYKDGSVERFLGSSFVPPSLQDPQTSVSSKDIVISQNPLISARIHLPKLTNNDLTQKFPIFVYYHGGAFCLESAFSFLHQRYLNIIASKSNVLVVSVEYRLAPEHPLPAAYEDGWFALKWVASHSIENNSSIENLEPWLIKHGDFNRFYIGGDTSGANIAHNALLRVGNGIVTEKIETLPGDVKIRGALLAFPLFWSSKPVLSESVEEHEQSSPMKVWNFVYPDAVNGIDNFLINPLAPGAPSLEKIGCPKMLIFVAGKDDLRERGIWYYNAVKESGWKGEVELVHVDGEEHCFQIYHPETQNSIDMVNRIAAFLV encoded by the coding sequence ATGGCTTCTTCATTCTCAACAACTAACTCTTCCAAAGAGATTTCAAGAGAACTTCCACCTCTTCTCCGTGTCTACAAAGATGGCTCCGTCGAACGTTTCTTAGGCTCTTCTTTCGTACCACCTTCTCTCCAAGATCCACAAACTTCTGTCTCATCAAAAGACATTGTCATTTCACAAAACCCATTAATCTCTGCGCGAATTCACCTCCCTAAACTCACCAACAACGATCTAACTCAAAAGTTTCCTATCTTTGTTTACTATCATGGTGGTGCTTTTTGTCTTGAATCTGCTTTCTCTTTCCTCCACCAACGTTACCTCAACATTATAGCTTCTAAATCAAACGTTCTTGTTGTTTCTGTTGAATATAGACTCGCACCAGAACACCCTCTTCCTGCTGCATATGAAGATGGTTGGTTTGCTCTCAAATGGGTCGCTTCACATTCCATCGAAAACAACAGCAGCATCGAAAATTTAGAACCTTGGTTAATTAAACATGGTGATTTTAACAGATTTTACATCGGTGGTGACACTTCAGGTGCAAATATAGCACACAATGCACTTCTTCGTGTTGGAAATGGAATTGTAACTGAAAAGATCGAAACTTTACCTGGTGATGTGAAAATAAGAGGAGCATTACTTGCTTTTCCTCTTTTTTGGAGTTCAAAACCGGTTCTATCAGAATCTGTTGAAGAACATGAACAAAGTTCACCTATGAAAGTTTGGAACTTTGTTTACCCTGATGCAGTTAATGGTATAGATAATTTTCTCATCAATCCTTTGGCTCCTGGTGCTCCTAGTTtggagaagattggttgtcctaAGATGTTGATTTTTGTTGCGGGAAAAGATGATCTTAGAGAAAGAGGGATTTGGTACTATAATGCTGTGAAGGAAAGTGGGTGGAAAGGTGAAGTTGAACTTGTTCATGTGGATGGAGAAGAACATTGTTTTCAGATCTATCATCCTGAAACTCAGAATTCTATTGATATGGTTAATCGTATTGCTGCCTTTCTTGTTTGA